One genomic window of Conyzicola nivalis includes the following:
- a CDS encoding zinc-ribbon domain-containing protein has translation MARCISCSAELQPAWKFCIYCGQKVEAVPAAIRPDVTEDAPRGHVTALALFGWGLGGLLAAITVVAVVVLNL, from the coding sequence ATGGCCCGGTGCATCAGTTGTTCAGCAGAACTTCAACCGGCGTGGAAATTCTGCATCTACTGCGGTCAGAAGGTCGAGGCAGTTCCCGCCGCGATCAGACCGGATGTCACGGAGGATGCACCCCGCGGGCACGTCACCGCACTCGCCCTCTTCGGCTGGGGACTCGGCGGCCTCCTCGCCGCGATCACCGTCGTCGCGGTCGTGGTGCTCAACCTGTAG
- a CDS encoding ATP-dependent helicase encodes MSFVPNIIEPEPAVDGSFDDALLRGLNPQQREAVEYRGQSLLIVAGAGSGKTSVLTRRIAGLLQSREAFPSQILAITFTNKAAAEMRERVHQIVGNEAEGMWISTFHSACVRILRREAEHFGFTKSFTIYDSADSRALLKRILKELDADQYGFTVSSASGKISKLKNELQDVESYARGANFSDPAEVMFLEIFRRYTQALSQANAFDFDDLIGQTVYLFRAFPVVAAHYRRRFRHILVDEYQDTNHAQYSLIHELTRSVRPDIADEVEAAGGLVKTKRDAVGAIPGASLTVVGDSDQSIYAFRGADIRNIVEFERDFPNSKVILLEQNYRSTQNILDAANAVISNNFDRKDKKLFTDIGEGHKIVGFTGYSGHDEAQFIADEITKMHDEGIAYKDIAVFYRTNAQTRALEEIFIRSALPYRVLGGTKFYERAEIKDAMAYLIAVANPADPLALRRIMNVPKRGIGPATETALQSWADAHETSLRDAVRNAGELGLGPKVTGEILEFGSVLDEVMAKVYPPEGSEARPAPVADVLVELLERTKFVETLRASRDAQDEARAENVEELVAVTKEFQKNNPDGTLLDFLTEVSLVAAADDLDDLSGTVSLMTLHTAKGLEYEAVFLTGVEEDLLPHRMSAGEPGGPAEERRLFYVGITRARKRLFISLAMTRAAYGNVNVAMPSRYLQEIPADLIDWRQSPGMANSRNGTEPRALNARRDGSSWGSSLREAAALPPGKPKEKTQWANMVTNVVRDNSTLELSAGDRIKHNDFGEGRVTAVTGEGKKRVAEVQFDTAGRKRLLIQIAPIEKVE; translated from the coding sequence ATGTCTTTCGTCCCCAACATCATCGAGCCCGAGCCCGCCGTCGACGGTTCCTTCGACGACGCCCTGCTGCGCGGGCTCAACCCGCAGCAGCGCGAGGCCGTCGAATACCGCGGGCAGTCGCTGCTCATCGTGGCCGGCGCCGGGTCGGGCAAGACCAGCGTGCTCACCCGCCGCATCGCCGGGCTGCTGCAGAGCCGCGAGGCGTTCCCGAGCCAGATCCTCGCGATCACCTTCACCAACAAGGCCGCGGCCGAGATGCGCGAACGCGTGCACCAGATCGTCGGCAACGAGGCCGAGGGCATGTGGATCTCGACCTTCCACTCCGCGTGCGTGCGCATCCTGCGGCGCGAGGCCGAGCACTTCGGCTTCACCAAGAGCTTCACCATCTACGACTCCGCCGACAGCCGCGCCCTGCTGAAGCGCATCCTGAAGGAGCTCGACGCCGACCAGTACGGCTTCACCGTCTCGAGCGCGTCGGGCAAGATCTCGAAACTCAAGAACGAGCTTCAGGATGTCGAGAGCTACGCGCGCGGTGCGAATTTCTCCGACCCCGCCGAGGTCATGTTCCTCGAGATCTTCCGCCGGTACACGCAGGCGCTCAGCCAGGCGAACGCGTTCGACTTCGACGACCTCATCGGACAGACGGTCTACCTCTTCCGCGCCTTCCCCGTCGTGGCAGCGCACTACCGGCGCCGGTTCCGCCACATCCTGGTCGACGAGTACCAGGACACGAACCACGCCCAGTACTCGCTCATCCACGAGCTCACCCGCTCGGTGCGCCCTGACATCGCCGACGAGGTCGAGGCGGCGGGCGGCCTGGTCAAGACCAAGCGCGACGCGGTCGGGGCCATCCCCGGCGCCTCGCTCACCGTGGTCGGCGACAGCGACCAGTCGATCTACGCCTTCCGCGGCGCCGACATCCGCAACATCGTCGAGTTCGAACGCGACTTCCCGAACTCCAAGGTGATCCTGCTCGAGCAGAACTACCGCTCGACCCAGAACATCCTCGACGCGGCGAACGCCGTGATCTCGAACAACTTCGACCGCAAAGACAAGAAGCTGTTCACCGACATCGGCGAGGGCCACAAGATCGTCGGCTTCACGGGCTATTCGGGACACGACGAGGCCCAGTTCATCGCCGACGAGATCACGAAGATGCACGACGAGGGCATCGCCTACAAAGACATCGCCGTCTTCTACCGCACCAACGCGCAGACACGCGCGCTCGAAGAGATCTTCATCCGGTCGGCCCTGCCCTATCGCGTGCTCGGCGGCACCAAGTTCTACGAGCGCGCCGAGATCAAGGATGCCATGGCGTATCTGATCGCCGTGGCCAACCCCGCCGACCCGCTCGCGCTGCGGCGCATCATGAACGTGCCGAAGCGCGGCATCGGGCCGGCCACCGAGACCGCGCTGCAGTCGTGGGCCGACGCGCACGAGACCAGCCTGCGCGACGCCGTGCGCAACGCCGGCGAGCTCGGCCTCGGACCGAAGGTCACCGGCGAGATCCTCGAGTTCGGCAGCGTGCTCGACGAGGTCATGGCCAAGGTGTACCCGCCCGAGGGGTCCGAGGCCCGCCCGGCCCCGGTCGCCGACGTGCTCGTCGAACTCCTCGAGAGGACGAAGTTCGTCGAGACCCTGCGCGCCAGCCGCGACGCCCAAGACGAGGCGCGCGCCGAGAACGTCGAAGAGCTCGTCGCCGTGACCAAGGAGTTCCAGAAGAACAATCCGGATGGCACGCTTCTCGACTTCCTCACCGAGGTCTCGCTCGTCGCCGCCGCAGACGACCTCGACGACCTCAGTGGCACCGTCTCGCTCATGACCCTGCACACGGCGAAGGGGCTCGAGTACGAGGCAGTGTTCCTCACCGGCGTCGAAGAAGACCTGCTGCCGCACCGCATGTCGGCCGGCGAGCCCGGCGGCCCCGCCGAGGAGCGCCGCCTGTTCTACGTCGGCATCACGCGCGCGCGCAAGCGCCTGTTCATCTCGCTCGCGATGACGCGCGCCGCCTACGGCAACGTGAACGTGGCGATGCCCAGCCGGTACCTGCAGGAGATCCCCGCCGACCTGATCGACTGGCGCCAGTCGCCCGGCATGGCCAACTCCCGCAACGGCACCGAGCCGCGCGCCCTCAACGCGCGCCGCGACGGCTCGTCGTGGGGCTCGTCGCTGCGCGAGGCCGCGGCCCTGCCCCCGGGCAAGCCGAAAGAAAAGACGCAGTGGGCCAACATGGTCACAAACGTCGTGCGCGACAACAGCACGCTCGAGCTTTCCGCCGGCGACCGCATCAAGCACAACGACTTCGGCGAGGGCCGTGTCACGGCCGTCACCGGCGAGGGCAAGAAGCGCGTCGCCGAAGTGCAGTTCGACACCGCGGGCCGTAAGCGCCTGCTCATCCAGATTGCTCCCATCGAGAAGGTCGAGTAG
- a CDS encoding DUF2256 and DUF3253 domain-containing protein, with protein MPHRQRASDLDEADAAAAEKTCASCGRRIEWRAAWAKDWDDVRYCSDACRARKVSATDRELEASILGLLATRAVTATACPSEAARAVGGESWRDLMEPARRAARRLVASGEIDITQGGSVVDPSTARGPIRLRKRP; from the coding sequence ATGCCCCATCGCCAGCGCGCCTCCGATCTCGACGAGGCCGATGCCGCCGCCGCCGAGAAGACGTGCGCGTCGTGCGGCCGGCGCATCGAATGGCGGGCCGCCTGGGCGAAGGACTGGGACGACGTACGCTACTGCTCCGATGCCTGCCGGGCGCGCAAGGTGAGCGCCACCGATCGCGAGCTCGAGGCCAGCATCCTCGGCCTGCTCGCGACCCGCGCCGTGACCGCGACGGCGTGCCCGTCCGAGGCCGCCCGTGCGGTCGGCGGTGAGTCTTGGCGTGACCTCATGGAGCCCGCCCGCCGGGCCGCGCGCCGCCTCGTCGCGAGCGGCGAGATCGACATCACGCAGGGCGGCAGCGTGGTCGACCCGTCCACCGCGCGCGGCCCGATCCGGCTGCGCAAGCGCCCTTAA
- a CDS encoding SGNH/GDSL hydrolase family protein: MPVQAEAPDEDTATVLFIGDSVTDCGRRDDADRNLGHGYVRLIDEAFAAGGTPVNIVNRGISGNRVRDLEARWQTDAVDVAPILVSVLIGINDTWRRYSENDPTSVDDFEADYRAILSALPPRDETALVLIEPFLLPVTAEKAKWRADLEPKIAVVHALAAEFGAVLVPADSYLNGLDDEPAEIAADGIHPTEYGHELLAKLWLDTIEAASS; the protein is encoded by the coding sequence GTGCCAGTGCAAGCAGAAGCGCCCGACGAAGACACCGCCACCGTCCTGTTCATCGGTGACAGCGTCACCGACTGCGGACGTCGCGACGACGCCGACCGCAACCTCGGCCACGGCTACGTGCGCCTGATCGACGAGGCCTTCGCCGCCGGCGGCACCCCGGTGAACATCGTCAACCGCGGCATCAGCGGCAACCGCGTGCGCGACCTCGAGGCGCGGTGGCAGACAGACGCCGTCGATGTCGCCCCGATCCTGGTCTCGGTGCTGATCGGCATCAACGACACCTGGCGTCGCTACAGCGAGAACGACCCGACGAGCGTCGATGACTTCGAAGCCGACTACCGCGCCATCCTCTCGGCCCTTCCTCCCCGTGACGAGACGGCGCTCGTGCTGATCGAGCCGTTCCTGCTGCCGGTCACCGCCGAGAAAGCGAAATGGCGCGCGGACCTCGAGCCGAAGATCGCCGTCGTGCACGCGCTCGCCGCCGAGTTCGGCGCGGTGCTCGTGCCCGCCGACAGCTACCTCAACGGCCTCGACGACGAGCCGGCCGAGATCGCGGCCGACGGAATCCACCCCACCGAGTACGGGCACGAACTGCTCGCGAAGCTGTGGCTCGACACCATCGAGGCCGCGTCGAGCTAG
- a CDS encoding oxygenase MpaB family protein, translated as MRLSDISNEAILLGGGARAILLQLAMPAVGRGVANHSDFASDPLRRLRHTLTYLYVLVYGTDDEITRITGHVNRAHTPVHSAPGATAPAYDAFDPRQQLWVAATLYDSALTVYTAVFGDLAPDDAESLYRQYAVLGTALQMPAELWPEDRAAFSRYWAQSLRELRVDAEVKRVGRALLHPAVAPLWIRALMPTVRFLTAGFLDPSIRASFDLPWNARRQRLFDRTVRVLGTVYPRLPGWLRHWPARHYLAAFRASASRPSAVPA; from the coding sequence ATGCGATTGAGCGACATCTCGAACGAGGCGATCCTGCTGGGCGGCGGCGCGCGCGCCATCCTCTTGCAGCTGGCCATGCCCGCCGTCGGTCGCGGCGTGGCGAACCACAGCGACTTCGCCTCCGATCCGCTGCGCCGCCTGCGGCACACCCTCACCTATCTCTACGTGCTCGTCTACGGGACCGACGACGAGATCACCCGCATCACCGGCCACGTCAACCGCGCCCACACTCCCGTGCACTCGGCGCCCGGGGCGACCGCTCCCGCCTACGACGCGTTCGACCCGCGGCAGCAGCTCTGGGTCGCGGCGACGCTCTACGACTCGGCGCTCACCGTCTACACGGCCGTCTTCGGAGACTTGGCTCCGGATGACGCGGAGTCGCTGTACCGGCAATACGCGGTTCTCGGCACCGCGCTGCAGATGCCGGCCGAACTGTGGCCGGAGGACCGCGCGGCGTTCTCCCGCTACTGGGCGCAGAGCCTCCGCGAGCTGCGCGTCGACGCCGAGGTGAAACGGGTGGGCCGGGCCCTCCTGCACCCCGCGGTGGCGCCGCTGTGGATCCGAGCGCTGATGCCGACCGTCCGATTCCTGACGGCGGGGTTCCTCGACCCGTCCATCCGCGCATCCTTCGACCTGCCGTGGAACGCCCGGCGGCAGCGCCTGTTCGACCGCACCGTTCGCGTACTCGGCACGGTCTACCCGCGCCTGCCCGGCTGGCTGCGGCACTGGCCGGCCCGCCACTACCTCGCGGCGTTCCGGGCGTCGGCGTCCCGGCCCTCCGCGGTGCCCGCGTGA
- a CDS encoding PLDc N-terminal domain-containing protein: MDVSKDPLIPPVYDVFWVVGPVLALALTVVALVSISRTAHRSLTELFVWLAIVLFVPVFGPIGWLLVKRSLPKTAD, encoded by the coding sequence ATGGATGTATCGAAGGATCCTCTGATTCCACCGGTGTACGACGTTTTCTGGGTCGTCGGGCCCGTGCTCGCGCTGGCGCTCACGGTCGTCGCACTCGTCAGTATCAGCCGCACCGCACACCGCTCGCTCACCGAATTGTTCGTCTGGCTCGCCATCGTGCTCTTCGTGCCCGTCTTCGGCCCGATCGGCTGGCTGCTGGTGAAGCGCTCGCTACCCAAGACGGCCGACTAG
- a CDS encoding DUF3817 domain-containing protein, whose amino-acid sequence MALKPKLSNLPRIRSALRLYRVTSVVTGVFLLLLVLMMVTRYGFGVDIELNGPEGFLALTPKDLIIGVNLSTIILILHGWFYVVYLYSDFRLWSFMRWTFPKFILIALGGVIPFLSFIVERRVHAQTVAELDALQSAQPLHSEQNEETTPLAK is encoded by the coding sequence ATGGCCCTCAAACCGAAGCTCTCCAACCTGCCGCGAATCCGGAGCGCGCTTCGCCTCTACCGCGTGACCTCGGTTGTCACCGGAGTGTTCCTGCTGCTGCTCGTGCTGATGATGGTGACGCGCTACGGGTTCGGCGTCGACATCGAGCTGAACGGTCCAGAGGGCTTCCTCGCGCTCACGCCGAAAGACCTGATCATCGGCGTGAACCTGTCGACGATCATCCTGATCCTGCACGGCTGGTTCTACGTCGTGTACCTGTACAGCGACTTCCGGCTGTGGAGCTTCATGCGCTGGACCTTCCCGAAGTTCATCCTCATCGCCCTCGGCGGCGTGATCCCCTTCCTCTCCTTCATCGTCGAGCGCCGAGTACACGCGCAGACGGTGGCGGAGCTCGATGCCCTGCAGTCCGCACAGCCTCTGCATTCAGAACAGAACGAGGAGACGACCCCATTAGCGAAGTAA
- a CDS encoding Bax inhibitor-1/YccA family protein: MSNPAFNNSPVFTTKAVVNSTTVNGREMTPAQLDELYGRPSATPTDTDRMTYEDTIVKIVIAFAVLLVGAVVGWMIPALAIPGAIIGLVLALVNIFKKKPSRGLVLAYAAFEGLFVGGISAIFESQWGGIVPQAVFGTLGVVGVTLALFATGKIRESKRATQIFTVAIFGYMAFQLVNLVLVWTGVLPQFGLQGMNPLINIAIGIFVVLLASYSLVMDFTSIKRGVEQGAPRIYGWQAAFGIMVTVVWLYTEILRFLAIFRD, encoded by the coding sequence ATGTCGAACCCCGCGTTTAATAACTCGCCCGTGTTCACAACCAAGGCCGTCGTGAACTCGACCACCGTCAACGGCAGGGAGATGACCCCCGCCCAGCTCGACGAGCTGTACGGCCGCCCCTCCGCTACGCCCACCGACACCGACCGCATGACCTACGAAGACACGATCGTCAAGATCGTGATCGCCTTCGCCGTGCTGCTCGTCGGCGCGGTCGTCGGCTGGATGATTCCGGCACTCGCCATCCCCGGCGCGATCATCGGTCTGGTGCTGGCGCTCGTCAACATCTTCAAGAAGAAGCCGTCGCGCGGCCTCGTGCTCGCCTACGCGGCGTTCGAGGGTCTGTTCGTCGGTGGCATCTCGGCGATCTTCGAGTCGCAGTGGGGTGGCATCGTTCCGCAGGCGGTCTTCGGCACCCTCGGCGTCGTCGGCGTCACGCTCGCCCTCTTCGCTACCGGCAAGATCCGCGAGTCGAAGCGCGCTACGCAGATCTTCACCGTCGCGATCTTCGGCTACATGGCGTTCCAGCTCGTCAACCTCGTGCTGGTCTGGACCGGCGTCCTCCCCCAGTTCGGCCTGCAGGGCATGAACCCGCTGATCAACATCGCCATCGGCATCTTCGTGGTGCTGCTCGCCTCGTACTCGCTCGTGATGGACTTCACGTCGATCAAGCGCGGCGTCGAGCAGGGCGCGCCCCGCATCTACGGATGGCAGGCCGCGTTCGGCATCATGGTCACCGTCGTGTGGCTGTACACCGAGATCCTGCGCTTCCTCGCGATCTTCCGCGACTAG
- a CDS encoding glycerophosphodiester phosphodiesterase family protein, giving the protein MTIISPLVIAHRGASGYRPEHTRSAYELAFALGADAVEPDIVATKDGVLVLRHENEISGTTDVAAHAEFASRKTTKVIDGVSLTGWFTEDFTWDELSTLRAVERIPLLRQSSSSFDRSEGILRLVDLLAIIDTAAVTTGRHLVLVAEIKHATYFESIGLPLDQLFAEVVRDWATPANLIVESFEQSVLMKIRDRGIPGKLVFLAEHKGVPADLAAASGNKARSYADHLGQAGLTRLRTEVDGVSVSRKLMLRLDLGKNAIGVTDIVARSHAAGLLVFCWTLRAENKFLAKNNRVRGEARDFGNWRREFELVMSSGIDGVFADQPDLAVAVRAGLPARSAPAAVPVPNAGDPSF; this is encoded by the coding sequence GTGACCATCATCTCGCCCCTCGTCATCGCTCACCGGGGGGCCAGCGGGTACCGCCCCGAGCACACCCGCTCGGCCTACGAACTCGCCTTCGCGCTCGGCGCCGACGCGGTGGAGCCCGATATCGTGGCCACGAAAGACGGCGTGCTCGTCTTGCGTCACGAAAACGAGATTTCAGGAACCACGGATGTCGCGGCTCACGCCGAGTTCGCGTCCCGTAAGACCACCAAGGTGATCGACGGCGTCTCGCTCACCGGATGGTTCACCGAAGACTTCACGTGGGATGAGCTGTCGACCTTGCGTGCGGTGGAGCGGATCCCGCTGCTGCGCCAGTCGAGCTCGAGCTTCGACCGCAGCGAGGGTATCCTGCGGCTGGTCGACCTGCTCGCGATCATCGACACGGCCGCGGTCACCACCGGACGGCACCTCGTGCTGGTCGCGGAGATCAAGCACGCGACCTACTTCGAGTCGATCGGGCTGCCGTTGGACCAGCTGTTCGCCGAGGTCGTGCGCGACTGGGCGACCCCCGCCAACCTGATCGTCGAGAGCTTCGAGCAGTCGGTGCTGATGAAGATCCGCGACCGCGGCATCCCGGGCAAGCTGGTGTTCCTCGCCGAGCACAAGGGTGTGCCCGCCGACCTCGCGGCCGCGTCGGGCAACAAGGCGCGCAGCTACGCCGACCACCTCGGGCAGGCCGGGCTGACCCGGCTGCGCACGGAGGTCGACGGGGTGAGCGTCAGCCGCAAGCTGATGCTGCGCCTCGACCTCGGCAAGAACGCGATCGGCGTGACGGACATCGTGGCGCGGTCGCACGCGGCCGGGCTCCTGGTTTTCTGCTGGACGCTTCGGGCCGAGAACAAGTTCCTCGCCAAGAACAACCGGGTGCGTGGCGAGGCTCGGGACTTCGGCAACTGGCGCCGCGAATTCGAGCTGGTCATGTCGAGCGGCATCGACGGCGTCTTCGCCGACCAGCCCGACCTGGCGGTGGCGGTGCGCGCCGGCCTGCCTGCGCGTTCGGCTCCTGCTGCCGTGCCCGTACCAAATGCAGGAGATCCTTCGTTCTAG
- the guaA gene encoding glutamine-hydrolyzing GMP synthase: protein MSEVTPTQANSTAAQPVLVVDFGAQYAQLIARRVREANVYSEIVPHTITAAEVAAKNPIGIVLSGGPSSVYDAGSPSLDPGILELGVPTLGICYGFQVMAQQLGGEVANTGLREYGSTAVTLAPGTSTLLGDQPADQTTWMSHGDSVSKAPEGFTVLASSASTPVAAFASDEKKMYGVQWHPEVKHSEYGQRVLENFLHDAAGIPADWNSSNVIDEQVARIREQVGTGKVIVGLSGGVDSAVAAAIVHKAVGDQLTAIFVDHGLLRQDERRQVEEDYVASTGVRLITVDAVDQFLDALAGVTDPEQKRKIIGREFIRSFEGAAEALVLEAQGDGATIDFLVQGTLYPDVVESGGGSGTANIKSHHNVGGLPEDLQFKLVEPLRTLFKDEVRAIGRELGLPEVIVSRQPFPGPGLGIRIVGEVTRERLELLRKADAIAREELTAAGLDNEIWQCPVVLLADVRSVGVQGDGRTYGHPIVLRPVSSEDAMTADWTRLPYDVLARISNRITNEVSGVNRVVLDVTSKPPGTIEWE, encoded by the coding sequence ATTAGCGAAGTAACCCCGACACAGGCGAACAGCACCGCCGCACAGCCGGTACTCGTCGTCGACTTCGGCGCGCAGTACGCGCAGCTGATCGCGCGCCGTGTGCGCGAGGCCAATGTCTACTCCGAGATCGTGCCGCACACCATCACCGCGGCCGAGGTCGCGGCCAAGAACCCGATCGGCATCGTGCTGAGCGGCGGACCCTCGAGCGTCTACGACGCCGGCTCGCCCTCGCTCGACCCGGGCATCCTCGAACTGGGCGTTCCGACGCTCGGCATTTGCTACGGCTTCCAGGTGATGGCGCAGCAGCTCGGCGGCGAGGTCGCGAACACCGGCCTGCGCGAGTACGGCTCGACCGCCGTCACCCTGGCGCCCGGCACGTCGACCCTGCTCGGCGACCAGCCGGCCGACCAGACCACGTGGATGAGCCACGGCGACTCCGTCTCGAAGGCGCCCGAGGGCTTCACCGTTCTCGCGTCGAGCGCCTCGACCCCCGTCGCCGCCTTCGCGAGCGACGAGAAGAAGATGTACGGCGTGCAGTGGCACCCCGAGGTGAAGCATTCCGAGTACGGCCAGCGCGTGCTCGAGAACTTCCTGCACGACGCCGCCGGCATTCCGGCCGACTGGAACAGCTCGAACGTCATCGACGAGCAGGTCGCCCGCATCCGCGAGCAGGTCGGCACCGGCAAGGTCATCGTCGGCCTCTCCGGCGGAGTCGACTCGGCCGTGGCCGCCGCGATCGTGCACAAGGCCGTCGGCGACCAGCTCACCGCGATCTTCGTCGACCACGGCCTGCTGCGCCAGGACGAGCGCCGCCAGGTCGAAGAGGACTACGTCGCCTCGACCGGCGTGCGGCTCATCACCGTCGACGCCGTCGACCAGTTCCTCGACGCCCTCGCCGGAGTCACCGACCCCGAGCAGAAGCGCAAGATCATCGGCCGCGAATTCATCCGCAGCTTCGAGGGAGCCGCCGAGGCGCTCGTTCTCGAGGCGCAGGGCGACGGCGCCACCATCGACTTCCTAGTGCAGGGCACCCTGTACCCCGACGTCGTCGAGTCGGGTGGCGGAAGCGGCACGGCCAACATCAAGAGCCACCACAACGTGGGCGGCCTGCCCGAAGACCTGCAGTTCAAGCTCGTCGAACCGCTGCGCACCCTGTTCAAGGACGAGGTGCGTGCCATCGGCCGTGAGCTCGGGCTGCCCGAGGTCATCGTGAGTCGCCAGCCGTTTCCGGGGCCTGGCCTGGGGATCCGCATCGTGGGCGAGGTTACCCGTGAGCGTCTCGAGCTGCTCCGCAAGGCGGATGCGATCGCCCGCGAGGAGCTGACGGCCGCCGGACTCGACAACGAGATCTGGCAGTGCCCGGTCGTGCTGTTGGCCGACGTGCGGTCGGTCGGCGTGCAGGGAGACGGTCGCACCTACGGTCATCCGATCGTCTTGCGTCCCGTCTCTTCGGAAGACGCGATGACCGCCGACTGGACCCGCCTGCCCTACGACGTGCTCGCCCGCATCTCCAACCGCATCACCAACGAGGTGTCCGGAGTGAACCGCGTGGTGCTCGATGTCACGTCGAAGCCGCCGGGAACCATCGAGTGGGAGTGA
- a CDS encoding SURF1 family protein: MWELARRPRWIAALVLCLAIAFGFAALGQWQLSRSVDAGVPVDETTETPVPLAELAVAQQPLTAEAAGRRVTIEGTLVPGDFTVLSGRLNDRTPGYWVVGHLVATDDATNEASAGASLAVALGWAATEADATSAISDLHDEAPTEFGGRYLPSEAPQEDDFENGEQNSLSTAALVNQWAEAPTTVYAGYLVTDAATPGLDLIDAPAPSTEISINWLNIFYAVEWAVFAGFAVFLWFRLVKDAWEREQEEAEEQRLVN, from the coding sequence GTGTGGGAGCTCGCGCGCAGGCCGCGCTGGATCGCCGCACTCGTGCTGTGCCTCGCCATCGCGTTCGGATTCGCCGCGCTCGGCCAGTGGCAGCTCTCGCGCAGCGTCGACGCCGGGGTTCCGGTCGACGAGACGACGGAGACGCCGGTGCCGCTCGCCGAGCTCGCCGTCGCGCAGCAGCCCCTCACCGCCGAGGCGGCCGGGCGACGCGTCACGATCGAGGGCACCCTCGTGCCGGGCGACTTCACCGTGCTGAGCGGGCGGCTCAACGACCGCACCCCCGGCTACTGGGTGGTCGGACACCTGGTCGCGACCGACGACGCCACGAACGAGGCGAGCGCCGGGGCGTCGCTGGCCGTGGCACTGGGCTGGGCCGCGACCGAAGCGGACGCGACATCCGCGATCTCCGACCTGCACGACGAGGCGCCCACGGAATTCGGCGGCCGCTACCTGCCCAGCGAAGCGCCGCAGGAAGACGACTTCGAGAACGGCGAGCAGAACTCGCTGTCGACGGCGGCCCTCGTGAACCAGTGGGCCGAGGCGCCCACGACCGTCTATGCCGGTTACCTGGTGACCGACGCGGCGACGCCGGGACTCGACCTCATCGACGCGCCGGCGCCGAGCACCGAGATCTCGATCAACTGGCTGAACATCTTCTACGCCGTCGAGTGGGCGGTGTTCGCGGGCTTCGCGGTGTTCCTGTGGTTCCGCCTCGTGAAGGACGCGTGGGAGCGCGAACAGGAAGAAGCCGAAGAACAGCGGCTTGTAAACTAG
- a CDS encoding DUF559 domain-containing protein, whose amino-acid sequence MDSLSRSIRRRGGLAATFELYADGHTRARLSAAAASGTIIRVRQGWYATPDIHPVFLEAARVGGRLTCLSALDFHGYWSYPTMDLHVAVDPRSCRLRTRRSKVTRLSTVDDARTRVHWRDDREGGGRFILSPVACLSDLIACQPDEVVAAVAGSVLHKSPQLYPQWTDLVSRSAGCHRSFLASIDGVCESGTESIFMFRISPLGLPIRRQVSIPGVGRVDFRIGEKLIIEVDGAEYHTDPAKFEADRRRDAVLSRLGYRVLRFSYFQVLFAWDEVEAALVGALLRGDHL is encoded by the coding sequence ATGGACTCACTCTCCCGCTCTATCCGACGTCGCGGCGGCCTCGCCGCCACCTTCGAGCTCTACGCCGACGGGCACACGCGGGCCCGACTCTCGGCCGCAGCAGCGAGCGGCACCATCATCCGTGTGCGTCAGGGCTGGTACGCGACCCCCGACATCCATCCCGTGTTCCTCGAAGCCGCCCGCGTCGGCGGCCGGCTCACCTGCCTCTCGGCGCTCGACTTTCACGGCTACTGGAGCTACCCGACGATGGATCTGCACGTCGCGGTCGATCCACGTTCCTGCCGACTGCGCACACGGCGCAGCAAGGTGACACGACTGTCCACGGTCGACGATGCGCGAACGAGGGTGCACTGGCGTGACGACCGTGAGGGCGGTGGGCGTTTCATCCTCTCCCCCGTAGCCTGCCTTTCCGACCTGATCGCGTGTCAACCCGACGAAGTGGTCGCGGCGGTTGCCGGGTCGGTGCTGCACAAGAGCCCACAGCTCTATCCACAGTGGACCGACCTGGTCAGTCGCTCTGCGGGTTGTCACCGATCGTTCCTGGCGTCGATCGACGGCGTGTGCGAGTCGGGCACGGAGTCGATCTTTATGTTCCGAATATCGCCGCTCGGGCTGCCCATCCGACGCCAGGTGTCGATACCCGGTGTCGGTCGTGTCGACTTCCGCATTGGCGAGAAGCTCATCATCGAGGTCGATGGCGCCGAGTATCACACCGATCCCGCGAAGTTCGAGGCCGATCGTCGCCGGGACGCGGTTCTGAGCCGGCTCGGCTATCGCGTCCTCCGGTTCAGCTACTTCCAGGTGCTGTTCGCGTGGGATGAGGTGGAAGCCGCGCTCGTCGGTGCCCTCCTGCGAGGCGATCACCTCTGA